The Theropithecus gelada isolate Dixy chromosome X, Tgel_1.0, whole genome shotgun sequence genome includes a window with the following:
- the TMEM187 gene encoding transmembrane protein 187, which produces MNPEWGQAFMHVAVAGGLCAVAVFTGIFDSVSVQVGYEDYAEAPVAGLPAFLAMPFNSLVNVAYTLLGLFWLHRGGAVGPGPRYLKDVFAAMALLYGPVQWLRLWTQWRRTAVLDQWLTLPMFAWPVAWCLYLDHGWRPWLFLSLECISLASYGLALLHPRGFEVALGAHVVAAVGQALRTHRHYGSTTSATYLALGVLSCLGFVVLKLCDHQLARWHLFQRLTGHFWSKVCDVLQFHFAFLFLTHFNTHPRFCPSGGKTH; this is translated from the coding sequence ATGAATCCGGAGTGGGGGCAGGCCTTTATGCACGTGGCTGTGGCCGGCGGCCTCTGTGCTGTGGCCGTGTTCACAGGCATTTTTGACAGCGTCTCCGTGCAAGTGGGCTATGAGGACTACGCCGAGGCGCCGGTGGCTGGTCTCCCTGCCTTCCTGGCCATGCCGTTCAACTCACTGGTGAATGTGGCCTACACGCTACTAGGGCTATTCTGGCTGCACAGGGGCGGCGCGGTGGGGCCGGGTCCCCGCTACTTGAAGGATGTGTTCGCAGCCATGGCCCTGCTCTACGGCCCCGTGCAGTGGCTGCGCCTGTGGACGCAGTGGCGCCGCACCGCCGTGCTGGACCAGTGGCTCACCCTGCCCATGTTTGCGTGGCCTGTCGCATGGTGCCTCTACCTAGACCACGGCTGGCGGCCCTGGCTGTTCCTCTCCCTTGAGTGCATCTCCCTGGCCAGTTACGGCCTCGCTCTGCTGCATCCCCGGGGCTTCGAGGTCGCACTGGGTGCTCACGTGGTGGCCGCTGTGGGGCAGGCGCTGCGCACCCACAGGCACTATGGCAGCACCACCTCAGCCACCTACTTAGCTTTGGGGGTGCTCTCTTGCCTGGGCTTTGTGGTCCTCAAGCTGTGTGACCATCAGCTCGCACGGTGGCATCTCTTCCAGCGCCTCACAGGCCACTTCTGGTCCAAGGTCTGTGACGTGCTCCAGTTCCACTTTGCGTTTTTGTTTCTGACGCATTTCAACACTCACCCAAGATTCTGTCCCTCTGGCGGGAAGACGCATTGA